CAATACAACTAGCTCTTGCTGTGTTGATGGCCTCCTCACAAACTCAAATTGATTCACATCCTCATTTGCATCCTCAGGGAATATAACCTGGAGAGGAATAGGTGCCCCTGTCTCTGGCTCTGTATCTGCCTCTGCCTCTACATGCTCTGTTTCTTCCTGATCCTCTACAGTGTCTGCAGTACTGATGTCAACTCTCTTTGCAGGGCTCAAGACTGGAGGCAAATGTGCTCTTGGATTGTGGACAACATCATCTTCATCTGGATTAGCCTGAAAGCTTTGATCGTGATCCAGGTAGATGCTAAAGAAATGGTGCCCAATATCAACAAAAACCATCATCCTATCTGCCTGCTCATCATCACTCAGTTCCCTCAAACCATTTGTGCTGGGTGTAAGAATTGGAATGCAGTAGAAAACCTTGAGTCTGCCTGCCACCTCATAGCCTATTTCCTCAACTAGACTTTCAACTAAAATTGGTGACCAAGTTACCTTCTCCACATGATCATACCAAATGGAACGGCCATTGACATAAACACGGTTCGTTCCATGCCCAACAAAAACCCCACCATGATTGATCTCCACAGAGAAATTGCTGCTTCGGCGGCCTGACACAGCAACACATGTACAACATACATCAGAATCGACATAAATCTCCACATCACCATCAATTTGTTTGAACATCTAAAACCCTAAGCCCCAATTCTGGTACCCCCAAATCCCATGCGAAAACCCTAGCAGAATTCGGCCTATCTACCAACTACAAAACATCCCGTAGGGCAATGCGGGCCGAAAAGGAGGGTTCTTGACATCAAAACGGCAAAAAAGGGGGATGATTCAGATTAGGCGACTTACTGTACACGGGGGCCGCCGCCCCTTCTGCACGACGAACAGGAGACATCGACGCCGCCTCCCACGGGTGGCGAAGGCGCGCGGCGGCGAAGGCGCGCGGCGACACAACCACGCAAGAAATCGGGCCGTCGCCTCCCCAACCCTCCGATGATCGCCGGGGCGGCATCGCCTATGCAGCTCCCCCTTTCTCTGTCGATGAAGACGAACAGGCAGGTGAAGTGGTGGAGGGACGAACGGGTGATGAGGCGTCGCCCGAGGGCTTTTTTGCTTATTTCCACAGCCGCGCCGCCCCGGTTCGCCACCTGTCCCCCAACAAGCAGTCAACACGTGGTCAAACAGCCTGTACGCGCTGCATACGCGCTAAAGTGACCGTATATTCACGTCTCGTCGTATTCAGTGACCGTAACGAGCGTATTTCAAAGTTGGGTGACCGTATCGTGCTTTCAACGCAACTAAGTTACCGTGGGTGTATTTATCTCATTGCTAAAGCATAAAAAGACCGAGTAAGTCGGCTTGAGAGTTGAACTCCTCTAGCACGTCGATCCGCCATGTCGGTTCGAACGACGGCCCAGATCCGCCCTCGTTGTTCCCCCCTCCCGCTCATATAGCCAACGAGCCACCAGATCAATCGCGACAAAACCCAATCTTCTCCTCCCCCGAGTTCGACTTCGACGTTCGACCCCTCCAACGAAACCATGGCGATCGAGACGGAGCCCGCCGCGCCGCCCGACCTCCTGGGCCCCCCGGTAGTGCGCGGCGCGCGCCCGCCCGCCGACCCCGCGTCGCACCCcttcctcgacctcctcgacgcggcCTTCAACGCGCCGTCGGACGCGGAGATCAAGGCGGCGCTGACGCTGACACCGTGGCGGGCACGGGCGCTGACGCCGTGGCGGGCGCTCACGGAGAACTACTCGCTCGCGTACGCCAACTCGGGCAACCCCTGCCTCGACTTCTTCTTCCAGGTGGTGCCCGACACGCCAGCCGAGCGCGTGCGCGGCCTGCTCGCCGCCGCCTGGGCCCACGACGCGCTCACGGCGCTCAAGCTCGCCTGCAACCTCCGCGGCGTCCGCGGCACCGGCAAGTCGGACAAGGAGGGCTTCTACGCGGCCGCGCTCTGGATGCACGAGCACCACCCCCGGACGCTCGCCTGCAACATCGCCGCGCTCGCCGAGTTTGGCTACCTCAAGGACTTCCCCGAGCTGCTCTTCCGCCTCATCCACGGCCCCGACGTGCGCAAGGTTGCCAAGGCAGGCGGCCGCCGAGGCCGAGAAAGCGCGGAAGAAGGAGAAGGCGCTCGGCCACAGGCGGGCGGCCCTCCGCACCAGGTTGGCCAGCCGGCGGAGAAGGAGAAGGCGCTCGGCCGCAGGCGGGCGGCCCTCCGCACCAGGTTGGCCAGCCGGCGACGAACTGGACTCTGAGCCACTGCCACCGTTGCCACCCAAGCCCACCTTCGGCGATTTCCTCGCGGCTGCGCTCTGCAAATCCATGCAGAGCAAGGCCCTAGTGGTTGAGGCCGTCCCTGTCTCCGTCGCGGTCCCGGAGGCAGCCGATCAGAAGCCGGAGGCGATGGAGGCCGTCCCTGACCCCGTCGCGGTCCCGGAGGCAGCCAAGCAGAAGCCGGAGGCGATGGAGGCCGTCCCTGACCCCGTCGCGGTCCCGGAGGCAGCCGAGCAGAagccggaggtgatggaggtggatcAGAAGAAGACCTCCCCACGTAAGCCGGAGATGTCCAAGAAGGTCTGGAAGGTTGCCAAGCTCGCCGTGCAGTCGCTGGAGACGTACTACGGCGACCGGGCATACCGTTTCCTGTTCGACGCCGTCGCAGACTTCTTCGCCGCGCTCCTCACCTCGGACCTCGAACAGCTTTCCCACGGCGGGAAGACGATGAAGATCGGGCTCGCCGCCAAGTGGTGTCCCACGCCGGGCTCGTCGTTCGACCGCACCACGCTGCTCTGCGAGGCCATCGCTCGTCGCCTCTTCCCGCGCGACTCTGACCCCGAGTACGCCCAACTCTCGGACGAGCACTACACGTACTGCGCCCTCCACCGCCTCCGCCATCAGGTGCTCGTGCCGCTGCGCAAGGTCCTGAAGCTTCCGGAGGTGTACATGAGCGCGCAGCGGTGGTCCGAGCTCCCCTACACTCGAGTGGCCTCGGTGGCCATGAGGCGCTACAAGTTCCTGTTCAAGAAGCACGACGAGGTGCGCTTCGGCAGGTACCTGGATGACGTGAAGGCCGGCAAGGCCAAGATCTCGGCGGGCGCGCTCCTGCCACACGAGATCGCCGCGGCCGCACTCCGTGGCCAGGAGGACGACGTCTCGGAGCTTCAGTGGCGCCGCATGGTGGAGGACCTCCGCTCCAAGGGGTTGCTGCGCAACTGCATCTCCGTCTGCGACGTGTCCGCCAGCATGGATGGCAACCCGATGGAGGTGTGCATCGCGCTGGGGGTGCTCACGTCGGAGCTCAGCGAGAGGCCGTGGAAGGGCAAGGTGACGTTCCATTCAAGGCCCTCGATCCACCTGATCAAAGGCAATACCCTGCGGGAGAAGATGAAGTTCGTGGAGCGCTTGGAGTGGGGCGGGAGCACCAACTTCCAAGGGGTgtttgaccagatcctctgcacggCCGTGGACGCCGGACTCGCGCCGGAGAAGATGATCAGGACCGTGTTCGTGTACAGCGACATGGAGTTCAACATGGCGTCAGGCGCCTACTACGGCGGGGAACCGTCGTGGGACAGTGACTACGAGGTGATCTGCAAGAAGTTCAGGGCCGCCGGCTACGGCGACGTGGTGCCGCAGATCGTCTTCTGGAACCTGCGCGACTCCAGTTCGATGCCGGTGACGTCGACCCAGCCCGGGGTGGCCATGGTGAGCGGCTTCTCCAAGAACATCCTCAAGATCTTCCTGCAGAATGACGGCGTGGTGAACCCCGAGGCCATCATGATGCaggccatcgccggcgacgagTAGCAGAAGCTGGCCGTGTTCGACTAGATCGACTGTCGTGTGCTCATCAGCTTAGCTTCTTTTCTGAATCGTATTGTGAACAGCTAGCTGTCTTTGCGCGGTCACGGAACGTTGTTCCCTTGGTCCATGACCAAGGGAAGTAAGCTATGAGAGTTGCAGTTATTTAAAAGAAGAAATTGGCGGTTCATAAGTGTTTATTTTATTTCTGCGATTTTATTTATAGTACAATCCACAGTTGGGGCTTTCTGACCCATCTTGTGATGTAATCCTTATCCATTACCCTTTGACatagtactactagtgctaagtAACACGCCTAACACGGAACCCCAACCATACATTTAGCAATTTTCTCATGCCATAAGATAACACGTGATAAAGCAAAGAAGTGCTAAAATTTGTCTGTGAAAAACTTTTTTGTTGTACCCATACAACATTGTCCATCCAAAGTGAGACAACAAATCATTCCAACAAAACACATGGTTTTTGTTTCTTCATCAACATATGAGTCATTTTCAGAACTTCGGCGGACCCTGCGCGCGGATCAATCGGCTCGACAGCCGTCTTATTACTCCGGTATTTGGCGGGGGTGCGAGACCCGTTTGATTAGACTTCGTTTATTGGTTCGGTCGATTTTGTGTTGTCACGGCTAAATAGGCCAGCTACGGGACTAATAGCATGCCCTGCCATGGAGGCAATTCACCTACCCTAGACTAGGGTTTACTTACTccttccactacaagaaatatgtcaacttgtgaccttgactattggtcactgaaaggtcattgtttttcatctgcgacctttttttgaccaaaaacagaaggtcaaaagctgagggtcgttaactgactatagcgacatTCTCTgtgaggtcgtagacgtttacgaccaaaatattcctactatggcgttttggtcactagcaacctccccaggccacgtaggcatccagcgtggcaagctgatatggcacaagattcagcctggtccaattcggtgtttatataggccgagcccattaattcagcctttttaatatttatttttcctattaatttttgctagctacatgggctggcccagcaattcagcctttttatttcatgggtcatggcctttttgtacaacagttttagtttttttttataaaatgggtccactagtcaaacaggtcccacttgtcaggttctgataagtgggtcctagctattaggcccagattcttcatatttcaatttgacaATAAGAAAATAACCAGTAGTTAAATTGGCAAGCAGAAAACACACATGATACTTCAAATAAAAATAGCCAGATTCaatacaagctctacaaatgacacgtcCTACAAGCTGTGGCATATACAAGCTtatttacaagctctacaaatgacacgtcCTACAAGCTGTAGCATTTACAAGTTCTACAAGTTACACGTAATACAAGCTTAGTTGATACAAGCTCTACAACTATGGGGAATcagttacaagctctacaagtgttttcTTCTTCTACATGTAGCTCCTTCCATAGCGATCAAATGCCGGACTCACTTGAGAGTCAGGACTGGGCCTTCCACGGACGCCTTGTTTACATGAATCAGCTGATAAAATTTAGAAAAACTGGAGGCAATATATTATGAACATTCCATTCAAAAAAGGAGTAAAGGACATTCTTTGTTTCATCACGTTATAAAGGAGCAGCACAAACCACAACTTTACTCGacacacatacacatacacacaTGAATATTAAGCTCAGTTCCATCAACTATATCATGGTTTAACAGCTGGCCTCAGCATCATTAAACAACCATGCTTATGATCATAATCTAAGCATATCATCAAACAAAACCTACACAGATAAAGATCACAACACATCAAGCCACAGGCGCACCAGCGCTGGCATGAGATTCAAGCAACAGCAATGGGGTACCACAACAGCATGACAAAACTAAGCATACTAGAGAAAATAGATAGTTGGTGCTAGAGGGACTGGTGAATTACCTCAATGGCGTACTTGATGGGTGATGATGGTCCTTCTCAAGTAGTTGTCGTCCATAGTTAAGAGGTTTCATACATCTGTCTACAACAATCAGCAAACCAGAAATCAGAACGAATACTTCAATCTCATAAGAAGTTTAAAAAAGACTAGCAGGACAGAAATATGTGGACTACTTCTAAAATGGTACATATAGAACATGCCCAAACAAATATATGATTTCAAGGTCCCACTGAATATTACAGCAGTTAACAGCAAGTGAAATTATTGTGATGTGCAAAATTTACAGTAAATACTCCACTAAATATTACTGAAACTTAACAAAAGTTAACTAAGCTTTTTCAGTTTCAGAATATACAAGTCAgaaaataagcttgcaagcaagttTATGTAAGTAATGCACACTGGAGTACAATACTTCTATGGATTTCTGCAAATAATTCATGATTTTCTAACTAATCCAAGATGTCCATTTAATTAACTGGAAAAGTAAGTTAAATCTTGCTGAATCTTGTTAAATACTCCAAGCAAAATTACTCCACACATGTACAGTTCAACCTTGTTAAATACTCTAAGCAAAATTACTGGATTGCTGGAGTACTACAAGTTAAATGTGTTCACATGTCTCAAGGAACCGGCAGCGCTGCTTGCCCCCTTGGTCCAGCTCCTTGCTGTGCAGGAGGACCGAGACTCGGATGCAGACAATACAAAACAATACATTACAAAACAATACAACAGTAGGAAGCCAAACATCTAAGCAAACATGATTGGCAGGAATGCAGCATCATGCATGTGTCGACTGCCCTGCAGGCAACCCTACTACAATGACAGGGCTTCGGTAAAGGGACATTGCTGGTAACTCATCACAAAGTTCTGATGAAGTAAACCCCAGAAATAAAAGCTCAAGGATGGATGGGCAAAAGGTCATGGGCTTCAATAATCATGCTAGCCTTTTCAGATGGTTTAAAGTAGGGAAAGGCAGAAACTGGTAAGTTTTGCTGGAGCAGAACTGACATTATTTTCTAGCCCAGACCCAAACAAGAAATGTACAGAATATACTAGCGGAAATCTTATCACCATTAATAGTACAATAAACTCAGATCTTATAGATCAAATTGAACACTATATATGCAGAATATTTACAACTAAGATTTATCTTTGGACTGTATTTGGACACTAAATATGCAGAATATTTTAGATTACCAATAATAAAAGTTCATGACTGTCAACTAGGAATGTACAGTTTCTGGCAATCAGTTAAAACAAGGGAAGAATCTATATATCACATTCAAGGAACTAAGTTGATATTATCAGCATCCAAAATCCTTTGAAAAGCCTACATGTGAAACTAGAAGAAGCACATCGGCCCGATGTGCCTaggggtcagggaggaggacgatgaGAGAGCGCAACGGCATCCATGGCGTCGGAGCCAAATAGGCCTCCATGGCCATAGTCAACTCCCTCTTCTACCGctttcaacaagaacttgtgatccCTGTAATGTACCGCTGTTAAATAAAGCAACACATAAGCATATGGAAGAAAGCCTTTTGAGCAGCTCTCCAATTACATAGAACAACAAATGTAGCAAAGGGCCCCGCGATGGTCAGATATGCCTTGCCTTGTTGTGTGGTGAGTAAGAACTAGAGAGAGGAAATGGTAATTAGTACCTTCCTGATGCCCGTGAAATGCAGAAGCAACTGCGATAGTCCCATCCGTGGTCTCCACAACTGCAAAAGAACGAAGAAGATGGTTACCGAGGCACCCAAGTTACTTCATAATCTTCACAGGATTTACCCAAAATGTAGCGCCTATGTAGAAGAAACTATGAAATGTGTAGAAGAATCATCACATGAACAAACAAACAAGACCCCCATGAACTTGGAAGGCTGTGAACACTAGCAGGACGCACGACAGACCTTGGAAGACTGGCTGCGTGTAACCTGTGAAGAATACAAATAACAAAGGGCATAATACCAATCCTACACACTTCACTTCTATGCTGGTAGGAATAGGATAGCATACAAGAATTAGTACATCCTGAATCACGATTGGATGTGACAGAGATGCAAAAAATATACAGAGTAGTTGATTCCTAAGCATGATAACATATAAACATGTCAAGGCACACTGTCAGTTACTATGACTGACATTTTTGTCAACAGACGCTACAAACAAGTCACGTGTTGGTCACACATTAGCACATGAAGCTACCAACCGAACGAATCTTTTGCTTCTAGAAACACTCTGTTCATCACAAGATATAGAATGCAGTATCGAACTCTGTTCAGCACAAACCACATTGTACAATCTTTTAACTCTGTTCAGCAAAAACTAGAGAGTATAGTCTACAACTCTGTTCAGGTTAAACTACAGAGTACTAAACTCTACACCAGTACCGACCCTGTCGGCTGTTCCTTGCTCTGAAACTCTGTCACTTCTATGCTAGTACTATAAAGTACTACTCCACAATATCCGTACTCGATCGGTATTGCTGTATGATGGCCAAGTACCCCCAACGAATGCAAAATGCAACCTGTTCCGACTACACAAAGTTCAGCTACACTGGTAGGCACTTGACACCCCCCAACTACGTCTGTAAGCCCTGCTCTACAGTTCAATTGAAACTAACTCACGTGCGCAAGAAACAAAAATACCTTGCATGTATTTATGCGTTGGCTTCAGGGGACTGCAACTACGCAAAGACGAGGAGGGTGTCAACCGTTGCTGCACTGGAGGAACCATCAAGAAATAGCCTCCAGCTCCTAACCTACGGAAGAGATCCATCGAGCACTAACCAACTCTTGACCTCGGCATCACTATCTAGTGCATATCATGAACAGATCTGACGCGGCAAGCGAGAATGAACCAAGGATAAAGGCGGGAGGGAGATGGATCTCATGGATCTCATCTATTACCTGCGAGAGACGCCCGCTGCCAGTCGCCAGTCCGGTCCCAGTCGCCGAAGCCGAGGGAGTCGATGGTGCTGTCCCGTCCTGGTGGCCGGAGACCCTAGACAGGCCACACACGTGTCGGATCCGGCCAGATTGATGGAGCGCCATGCTCGTCGGCGAGCAAGAAAGCCGTGGTTGCTGGGCGGTGACGCCTCTATCTCCGGCGAAGTCGAGGCGGGCGGTGGAGAGCAGGGCCGATCGAGATCACAGAGGGAGGTAGAGGGTTGGGGGTGGCGGGCATGGGTGCGTGGGGGCTGAGGGGGTGAGGGAGATGGATCCATGAGGTCCGCTGNNNNNNNNNNNNNNNNNNNNNNNNNNNNNNNNNNNNNNNNNNNNNNNNNNNNNNNNNNNNNNNNNNNNNNNNNNNNNNNNNNNNNNNNNNNNNNNNNNNNNNNNNNNNNNNNNNNNNNNNNNNNNNNNNNNNNNNNNNNNNNNNNNNNNNNNNNNNNNNNNNNNNNNNNNNNNNNNNNNNNNNNNNNNNNNNNNNNNNNNNNNNNNNNNNNNNNNNNNNNNNNNNNNNNNNNNNNNNNNNNNNNNNNNNNNNNNNNNNNNNNNNNNNNNNNNNNNNNNNNNNNNNNNNNNNNNNNNNNNNNNNNNNNNNNNNNNNNNNNNNNNNNNNNNNNNNNNNNNNNNNNNNNNNNNNNNNNNNNNNNNNNNNNNNNNNNNNNNNNNNNNNNNNNNNNNNNNNNNNNNNNNNNNNNNNNNNNNNNNNNNNNNNNNNNNTTCCGATCCACACGACCATCGTCGTGGTTTTGGATCTCCGGGAAGGGGAGAggatggcgatggcggcggtggCTTATGGATCTGGGAAAGAGAGGAGGGGAAGTCGTGCGGGGGACGAGTGGTGTGCGGGGGACGAGTGGTGTGCGGGGGAGAGTGGGTGGGTGTGGGTGGGTGAGAGGGTGGACGTTGGATCCATCCGCCGTGGACGGCTCAGATTTCATAGAGTGGGGCGATCCGCGTGAGAGATCCTTATTGGTTCGATATTTTTGTCATTTAAAATAGTTTCTAAGTGCTAAAACATAGTAAAATGTGAAGCAACTACCCGTATtattttgcaaaatggcaccacTCAAATTATACCACATTCTATGAATGATCACCAACTTTAATGCATTTCCAATCTTTCTACCTATTTTTGGCCATTTAAATGGGTTCCTTTCGAATTAGCTAGgaccgggtcaaatttgaactacacctaCTTCATATCTTGCTCGTTATTTTTTACATAAATCATTTTAAGATACACAAGTATATATTTCATCAGAGATGCGCCAATAGTTTTGCAAGATTCCACACAAA
Above is a window of Triticum dicoccoides isolate Atlit2015 ecotype Zavitan chromosome 5B, WEW_v2.0, whole genome shotgun sequence DNA encoding:
- the LOC119309900 gene encoding uncharacterized protein LOC119309900, producing the protein MAIETEPAAPPDLLGPPVVRGARPPADPASHPFLDLLDAAFNAPSDAEIKAALTLTPWRARALTPWRALTENYSLAYANSGNPCLDFFFQVVPDTPAERVRGLLAAAWAHDALTALKLACNLRGVRGTGKSDKEGFYAAALWMHEHHPRTLACNIAALAEFGYLKDFPELLFRLIHGPDVRKVAKAGGRRGRESAEEGEGARPQAGGPPHQVGQPAEKEKALGRRRAALRTRLSKALVVEAVPVSVAVPEAADQKPEAMEAVPDPVAVPEAAKQKPEAMEAVPDPVAVPEAAEQKPEVMEVDQKKTSPRKPEMSKKVWKVAKLAVQSLETYYGDRAYRFLFDAVADFFAALLTSDLEQLSHGGKTMKIGLAAKWCPTPGSSFDRTTLLCEAIARRLFPRDSDPEYAQLSDEHYTYCALHRLRHQVLVPLRKVLKLPEVYMSAQRWSELPYTRVASVAMRRYKFLFKKHDEVRFGRYLDDVKAGKAKISAGALLPHEIAAAALRGQEDDVSELQWRRMVEDLRSKGLLRNCISVCDVSASMDGNPMEVCIALGVLTSELSERPWKGKVTFHSRPSIHLIKGNTLREKMKFVERLEWGGSTNFQGVFDQILCTAVDAGLAPEKMIRTVFVYSDMEFNMASGAYYGGEPSWDSDYEVICKKFRAAGYGDVVPQIVFWNLRDSSSMPVTSTQPGVAMVSGFSKNILKIFLQNDGVVNPEAIMMQAIAGDE